The Setaria italica strain Yugu1 chromosome IX, Setaria_italica_v2.0, whole genome shotgun sequence genome has a window encoding:
- the LOC101756095 gene encoding ABC transporter G family member 25 isoform X2, which yields MSCRERRRIFVWWRVETKGILVIWEWNMAAMLCNKAEVEVYIKSLASTSSRSSARVSSNCNRNSWALGCQPGWACMLGGESSDESVPSRAVNCRPCCPGFFCPLGLTCMIPCPLGAYCPLGTLNITTGLCDPYFYQITPGTNTACGTADSWADIVRTNDVFCPPGHYCPTTTQKHNCSSGYYCRKGSTDEKKCFWKNTCKDNEIKEDLTLYGFILMAILTFVLLLVYNCSGLFITIQVKISSRARKKAAKKENKSAAARERWKLAKELVLRHEVEMPGSINTPEKSARAMKINNDKLTFSGVVSLATEDRPQRPMLEVAFRGLTLSIGKKKLLQCVTGKLSPGRVTAIMGPSGAGKTTFLNAVLGKTSGYKKDGIVLINGIPGLMQSYKKIIGFVPQDDIVHGNLTVEENLWFSSCCRLSKGMSRSHKVRVLERVIESLGLQEIRNSLVGTVEKRGISGGQRKRVNVGIEMVMEPSLLILDEPTTGLDSASSQLLLRALRHEALEGVNVCAVVHQPSYTLFNMFDDFVLLARGGLIAYHGPVSEVEIYFAGLGIKVPDRENPPDYFIDILEGIVKTKMRGNVTPKHLPLLWMLHNGYEVPNDFQKDLENINTIRELYTVRSISSERSLAEQSESTNSVHHNVRQSNKLLERKTPGVFAQYGYYLGRVAKQRLRESTQQAADYIILCIAGICIGTIARVRDDSFGSDSYGYTIMAVSLLCQLAALRSFSPEKLQYWRERESGMSSLAYFLARDTMDHFNTAVKPIIFLSTFYFFNNPRSTLRDNYLVLLALIYCVTGIGYTFAIWFELGLAQLCSAIVPVVLVLVGTKPDLPRVIKELSYPKWALEAFIIAGAKEYSGVWLITRCGALLKGGFDINDFGLCITIIMLYGVLFRLISFVSLLKMKK from the exons ATGTCCTGTAGAGAGCGGAGGCGCATCTTCGTTTGGTGGAGAGTGGAGACTAAGGGGATTTTGGTGATCTGGGAAT GGAACATGGCTGCAATGCTGTGCAATAAAGCTGAAGTGGAGGTGTATATCAAAAGCTTGGCTAGCACTAGCAGTCGTAGCAGCGCCAGGGTAAGTAGTAACTGCAATCGAAACTCATGGGCGCTTGGGTGCCAGCCCGGTTGGGCTTGCATGTTGGGTGGTGAGTCATCTGACGAATCAGTTCCATCAAGAGCAGTGAACTGCAGGCCATGTTGTCCGGGTTTCTTCTGCCCCCTTGGTCTGACCTGCATGATAC CTTGTCCTTTGGGTGCTTACTGTCCTCTTGGGACATTGAATATCACTACTGGCCTTTGTGATCC GTATTTTTACCAAATAACTCCAGGAACGAACACTGCATGCGGTACTGCAGATTCTTGGGCTGATATTGTTAGAACTAATGATGTCTTCTGCCCTCCAGGGCACTACTGTCCAACCACAACCCAGAAACACAACTGTAGCAGTGG GTACTACTGCCGAAAAGGTTCCACTGATGAAAAGA AGTGCTTTTGGAAGAACACTTGCAAGgataatgaaataaaagaagattTGACTTTATATGGCTTCATATTAATG GCTATCTTGACCTTTGTTTTGCTACTGGTGTACAACTGCTCTGGCCTATTTATTACAATTCAAGTAAAAATTTCATCTAGAGCTCGTAAAAAGGCtgcaaaaaaggaaaataaatcaGCCGCAGCACGTGAAAGATGGAAATTAGCAAAAGAACTTGTGCTACGGCATGAGGTAGAAATGCCTGGGTCTATCAATACACCTGAGAAATCAGCTAGAGCTATGAAGATAAACAATGATAAATTAACATTCTCTGGAGTGGTGTCTCTAGCTACTGAAGATAGACCACAAAGGCCAATGCTTGAAGTGGCTTTCAGAGGTCTAACACTATCGATTGGAAAAAAGAAACTTCTGCAATGTGTTACAGGAAAACTTTCACCAGGCAGGGTAACAGCTATCATGGGCCCTTCTGGAGCTGGAAAGACTACTTTTCTGAATGCTGTGTTAGGTAAAACGTCAGGGTATAAGAAGGATGGGATAGTCCTTATAAATGGGATACCTGGATTAATGCAGTCATATAAGAAGATCATTGGTTTTGTGCCACAAGATGATATTGTCCACGGGAACCTGACTGTCGAGGAAAACCTGTGGTTTAGTTCATGTTGCAG GTTAAGCAAAGGCATGTCAAGATCACATAAGGTTCGAGTTCTTGAACGGGTTATTGAATCATTAGGGCTTCAAGAAATCAGAAATTCCCTTGTTGGGACAGTGGAGAAACGGGGTATTTCTGGAGGACAAAGGAAGCGTGTAAACGTTGGGATTGAAATGGTTATGGAGCCATCTCTTCTGATATTAGACGAGCCAACTACAGGCTTAGACAGTGCTTCCTCTCAGCTACTTCTAAGGGCTCTTCGACATGAAGCACTTGAAGGTGTAAATGTTTGTGCAGTGGTTCACCAACCAAG CTATACTTTGTTCAACATGTTTGACGACTTTGTCCTTTTGGCAAGAGGTGGCCTTATTGCTTATCATGGGCCTGTAAGTGAAGTTGAAATATACTTCGCAGGCCTGGGGATCAAGGTGCCAGACCGTGAGAATCCTCCAGACTATTTCATTGACATTTTAGAGGGAATAGTAAAAACTAAAATGAGGGGAAATGTGACTCCTAAACACTTGCCACTCCTTTGGATGCTACATAATGGCTATGAAGTTCCAAATGATTTTCAAAAGGACCTTGAGAATATCAATACAATTCGTGAGTTATATACTGTTCGGTCCATTTCTAGCGAACGGTCTTTGGCAGAACAGTCAGAGAGTACAAATTCTGTGCACCATAATGTGAGACAATCAAATAAATTACTGGAAAGGAAAACACCTGGTGTTTTTGCACAATATGGATACTATTTGGGGAG GGTAGCAAAGCAACGGCTGCGTGAATCTACACAACAGGCTGCTGATTACATAATATTGTGTATTGCTGGAATATGCATTGGGACAATTGCTAGAGTTCGAGATGATTCATTTGGTTCAGATTCTTATGGATATACCATAATGGCAGTTT CTCTGTTATGCCAGCTTGCGGCGTTGCGGTCATTTTCACCCGAAAAGTTGCAATATTGGAGGGAGAGAGAATCTGGCATGAGCTCTCTAGCTTACTTTCTCGCAAGAGATACTATGGATCATTTCAATACTGCCGTTAAGCCAATAATCTTCCTCTCAACATTTTATTTCTTCAACAACCCACGGTCAACTCTTAGAGACAATTATTTGGTTTTGCTGGCACTAATTTATTGTGTAACCGGTATAGGTTACACTTTTGCTATTTGGTTTGAGCTTGGATTAGCTCAGCTG TGTTCTGCAATAGTGCCTGTTGTGCTGGTCCTCGTGGGCACTAAACCAGACCTTCCGCGGGTTATAAAAGAATTGAGCTATCCGAAGTGGGCTCTAGAAGCTTTCATCATTGCAGGAGCAAAAGA GTATTCAGGTGTGTGGCTGATCACTAGATGTGGAGCCTTGCTTAAAGGTGGCTTTGATATCAACGATTTTGGTCTTTGCATCACCATTATTATGCTTTATGGTGTGCTCTTCCGGCTTATTTCATTCGTTAGTCTGTTGAAGATGAAAAAATAG
- the LOC101756095 gene encoding ABC transporter G family member 25 isoform X3 → MIPCPLGAYCPLGTLNITTGLCDPYFYQITPGTNTACGTADSWADIVRTNDVFCPPGHYCPTTTQKHNCSSGYYCRKGSTDEKKCFWKNTCKDNEIKEDLTLYGFILMAILTFVLLLVYNCSGLFITIQVKISSRARKKAAKKENKSAAARERWKLAKELVLRHEVEMPGSINTPEKSARAMKINNDKLTFSGVVSLATEDRPQRPMLEVAFRGLTLSIGKKKLLQCVTGKLSPGRVTAIMGPSGAGKTTFLNAVLGKTSGYKKDGIVLINGIPGLMQSYKKIIGFVPQDDIVHGNLTVEENLWFSSCCRLSKGMSRSHKVRVLERVIESLGLQEIRNSLVGTVEKRGISGGQRKRVNVGIEMVMEPSLLILDEPTTGLDSASSQLLLRALRHEALEGVNVCAVVHQPSYTLFNMFDDFVLLARGGLIAYHGPVSEVEIYFAGLGIKVPDRENPPDYFIDILEGIVKTKMRGNVTPKHLPLLWMLHNGYEVPNDFQKDLENINTIRELYTVRSISSERSLAEQSESTNSVHHNVRQSNKLLERKTPGVFAQYGYYLGRVAKQRLRESTQQAADYIILCIAGICIGTIARVRDDSFGSDSYGYTIMAVSLLCQLAALRSFSPEKLQYWRERESGMSSLAYFLARDTMDHFNTAVKPIIFLSTFYFFNNPRSTLRDNYLVLLALIYCVTGIGYTFAIWFELGLAQLCSAIVPVVLVLVGTKPDLPRVIKELSYPKWALEAFIIAGAKEYSGVWLITRCGALLKGGFDINDFGLCITIIMLYGVLFRLISFVSLLKMKK, encoded by the exons ATGATAC CTTGTCCTTTGGGTGCTTACTGTCCTCTTGGGACATTGAATATCACTACTGGCCTTTGTGATCC GTATTTTTACCAAATAACTCCAGGAACGAACACTGCATGCGGTACTGCAGATTCTTGGGCTGATATTGTTAGAACTAATGATGTCTTCTGCCCTCCAGGGCACTACTGTCCAACCACAACCCAGAAACACAACTGTAGCAGTGG GTACTACTGCCGAAAAGGTTCCACTGATGAAAAGA AGTGCTTTTGGAAGAACACTTGCAAGgataatgaaataaaagaagattTGACTTTATATGGCTTCATATTAATG GCTATCTTGACCTTTGTTTTGCTACTGGTGTACAACTGCTCTGGCCTATTTATTACAATTCAAGTAAAAATTTCATCTAGAGCTCGTAAAAAGGCtgcaaaaaaggaaaataaatcaGCCGCAGCACGTGAAAGATGGAAATTAGCAAAAGAACTTGTGCTACGGCATGAGGTAGAAATGCCTGGGTCTATCAATACACCTGAGAAATCAGCTAGAGCTATGAAGATAAACAATGATAAATTAACATTCTCTGGAGTGGTGTCTCTAGCTACTGAAGATAGACCACAAAGGCCAATGCTTGAAGTGGCTTTCAGAGGTCTAACACTATCGATTGGAAAAAAGAAACTTCTGCAATGTGTTACAGGAAAACTTTCACCAGGCAGGGTAACAGCTATCATGGGCCCTTCTGGAGCTGGAAAGACTACTTTTCTGAATGCTGTGTTAGGTAAAACGTCAGGGTATAAGAAGGATGGGATAGTCCTTATAAATGGGATACCTGGATTAATGCAGTCATATAAGAAGATCATTGGTTTTGTGCCACAAGATGATATTGTCCACGGGAACCTGACTGTCGAGGAAAACCTGTGGTTTAGTTCATGTTGCAG GTTAAGCAAAGGCATGTCAAGATCACATAAGGTTCGAGTTCTTGAACGGGTTATTGAATCATTAGGGCTTCAAGAAATCAGAAATTCCCTTGTTGGGACAGTGGAGAAACGGGGTATTTCTGGAGGACAAAGGAAGCGTGTAAACGTTGGGATTGAAATGGTTATGGAGCCATCTCTTCTGATATTAGACGAGCCAACTACAGGCTTAGACAGTGCTTCCTCTCAGCTACTTCTAAGGGCTCTTCGACATGAAGCACTTGAAGGTGTAAATGTTTGTGCAGTGGTTCACCAACCAAG CTATACTTTGTTCAACATGTTTGACGACTTTGTCCTTTTGGCAAGAGGTGGCCTTATTGCTTATCATGGGCCTGTAAGTGAAGTTGAAATATACTTCGCAGGCCTGGGGATCAAGGTGCCAGACCGTGAGAATCCTCCAGACTATTTCATTGACATTTTAGAGGGAATAGTAAAAACTAAAATGAGGGGAAATGTGACTCCTAAACACTTGCCACTCCTTTGGATGCTACATAATGGCTATGAAGTTCCAAATGATTTTCAAAAGGACCTTGAGAATATCAATACAATTCGTGAGTTATATACTGTTCGGTCCATTTCTAGCGAACGGTCTTTGGCAGAACAGTCAGAGAGTACAAATTCTGTGCACCATAATGTGAGACAATCAAATAAATTACTGGAAAGGAAAACACCTGGTGTTTTTGCACAATATGGATACTATTTGGGGAG GGTAGCAAAGCAACGGCTGCGTGAATCTACACAACAGGCTGCTGATTACATAATATTGTGTATTGCTGGAATATGCATTGGGACAATTGCTAGAGTTCGAGATGATTCATTTGGTTCAGATTCTTATGGATATACCATAATGGCAGTTT CTCTGTTATGCCAGCTTGCGGCGTTGCGGTCATTTTCACCCGAAAAGTTGCAATATTGGAGGGAGAGAGAATCTGGCATGAGCTCTCTAGCTTACTTTCTCGCAAGAGATACTATGGATCATTTCAATACTGCCGTTAAGCCAATAATCTTCCTCTCAACATTTTATTTCTTCAACAACCCACGGTCAACTCTTAGAGACAATTATTTGGTTTTGCTGGCACTAATTTATTGTGTAACCGGTATAGGTTACACTTTTGCTATTTGGTTTGAGCTTGGATTAGCTCAGCTG TGTTCTGCAATAGTGCCTGTTGTGCTGGTCCTCGTGGGCACTAAACCAGACCTTCCGCGGGTTATAAAAGAATTGAGCTATCCGAAGTGGGCTCTAGAAGCTTTCATCATTGCAGGAGCAAAAGA GTATTCAGGTGTGTGGCTGATCACTAGATGTGGAGCCTTGCTTAAAGGTGGCTTTGATATCAACGATTTTGGTCTTTGCATCACCATTATTATGCTTTATGGTGTGCTCTTCCGGCTTATTTCATTCGTTAGTCTGTTGAAGATGAAAAAATAG
- the LOC101756095 gene encoding ABC transporter G family member 25 isoform X1 has protein sequence MRALILILLAAAAALLGALPRAARCQQLPPAPPVPLDRAPPPLAQVLDGAPPLPAVQQDLDGDLRRLTGELTDQLQKKFGFCMADVKKDLNQTFNFNSDLSFASECMEQTRGNMAAMLCNKAEVEVYIKSLASTSSRSSARVSSNCNRNSWALGCQPGWACMLGGESSDESVPSRAVNCRPCCPGFFCPLGLTCMIPCPLGAYCPLGTLNITTGLCDPYFYQITPGTNTACGTADSWADIVRTNDVFCPPGHYCPTTTQKHNCSSGYYCRKGSTDEKKCFWKNTCKDNEIKEDLTLYGFILMAILTFVLLLVYNCSGLFITIQVKISSRARKKAAKKENKSAAARERWKLAKELVLRHEVEMPGSINTPEKSARAMKINNDKLTFSGVVSLATEDRPQRPMLEVAFRGLTLSIGKKKLLQCVTGKLSPGRVTAIMGPSGAGKTTFLNAVLGKTSGYKKDGIVLINGIPGLMQSYKKIIGFVPQDDIVHGNLTVEENLWFSSCCRLSKGMSRSHKVRVLERVIESLGLQEIRNSLVGTVEKRGISGGQRKRVNVGIEMVMEPSLLILDEPTTGLDSASSQLLLRALRHEALEGVNVCAVVHQPSYTLFNMFDDFVLLARGGLIAYHGPVSEVEIYFAGLGIKVPDRENPPDYFIDILEGIVKTKMRGNVTPKHLPLLWMLHNGYEVPNDFQKDLENINTIRELYTVRSISSERSLAEQSESTNSVHHNVRQSNKLLERKTPGVFAQYGYYLGRVAKQRLRESTQQAADYIILCIAGICIGTIARVRDDSFGSDSYGYTIMAVSLLCQLAALRSFSPEKLQYWRERESGMSSLAYFLARDTMDHFNTAVKPIIFLSTFYFFNNPRSTLRDNYLVLLALIYCVTGIGYTFAIWFELGLAQLCSAIVPVVLVLVGTKPDLPRVIKELSYPKWALEAFIIAGAKEYSGVWLITRCGALLKGGFDINDFGLCITIIMLYGVLFRLISFVSLLKMKK, from the exons ATGCGCgccctcatcctcatcctcctcgccgccgccgccgcgctgctcggGGCGCTGCCCCGCGCGGCGCGATGCCAgcagctgccgccggcgccgcccgtgccgctggaccgcgcgccgccgccgctcgcgcaggtgctcgatggcgcaccgccgctgccggccgtgCAGCAGGACCTCGATGGCGACCTCCGGCGCCTCACCGGCGAGCTCACCGACCAGCTGCAGAAGAAGTTCGGCTTCTGCATGGCCGACGT GAAGAAGGATCTGAACCAGACGTTCAACTTCAACTCGGACCTGAGCTTCGCCTCCGAATGCATGGAGCAAACTAGAG GGAACATGGCTGCAATGCTGTGCAATAAAGCTGAAGTGGAGGTGTATATCAAAAGCTTGGCTAGCACTAGCAGTCGTAGCAGCGCCAGGGTAAGTAGTAACTGCAATCGAAACTCATGGGCGCTTGGGTGCCAGCCCGGTTGGGCTTGCATGTTGGGTGGTGAGTCATCTGACGAATCAGTTCCATCAAGAGCAGTGAACTGCAGGCCATGTTGTCCGGGTTTCTTCTGCCCCCTTGGTCTGACCTGCATGATAC CTTGTCCTTTGGGTGCTTACTGTCCTCTTGGGACATTGAATATCACTACTGGCCTTTGTGATCC GTATTTTTACCAAATAACTCCAGGAACGAACACTGCATGCGGTACTGCAGATTCTTGGGCTGATATTGTTAGAACTAATGATGTCTTCTGCCCTCCAGGGCACTACTGTCCAACCACAACCCAGAAACACAACTGTAGCAGTGG GTACTACTGCCGAAAAGGTTCCACTGATGAAAAGA AGTGCTTTTGGAAGAACACTTGCAAGgataatgaaataaaagaagattTGACTTTATATGGCTTCATATTAATG GCTATCTTGACCTTTGTTTTGCTACTGGTGTACAACTGCTCTGGCCTATTTATTACAATTCAAGTAAAAATTTCATCTAGAGCTCGTAAAAAGGCtgcaaaaaaggaaaataaatcaGCCGCAGCACGTGAAAGATGGAAATTAGCAAAAGAACTTGTGCTACGGCATGAGGTAGAAATGCCTGGGTCTATCAATACACCTGAGAAATCAGCTAGAGCTATGAAGATAAACAATGATAAATTAACATTCTCTGGAGTGGTGTCTCTAGCTACTGAAGATAGACCACAAAGGCCAATGCTTGAAGTGGCTTTCAGAGGTCTAACACTATCGATTGGAAAAAAGAAACTTCTGCAATGTGTTACAGGAAAACTTTCACCAGGCAGGGTAACAGCTATCATGGGCCCTTCTGGAGCTGGAAAGACTACTTTTCTGAATGCTGTGTTAGGTAAAACGTCAGGGTATAAGAAGGATGGGATAGTCCTTATAAATGGGATACCTGGATTAATGCAGTCATATAAGAAGATCATTGGTTTTGTGCCACAAGATGATATTGTCCACGGGAACCTGACTGTCGAGGAAAACCTGTGGTTTAGTTCATGTTGCAG GTTAAGCAAAGGCATGTCAAGATCACATAAGGTTCGAGTTCTTGAACGGGTTATTGAATCATTAGGGCTTCAAGAAATCAGAAATTCCCTTGTTGGGACAGTGGAGAAACGGGGTATTTCTGGAGGACAAAGGAAGCGTGTAAACGTTGGGATTGAAATGGTTATGGAGCCATCTCTTCTGATATTAGACGAGCCAACTACAGGCTTAGACAGTGCTTCCTCTCAGCTACTTCTAAGGGCTCTTCGACATGAAGCACTTGAAGGTGTAAATGTTTGTGCAGTGGTTCACCAACCAAG CTATACTTTGTTCAACATGTTTGACGACTTTGTCCTTTTGGCAAGAGGTGGCCTTATTGCTTATCATGGGCCTGTAAGTGAAGTTGAAATATACTTCGCAGGCCTGGGGATCAAGGTGCCAGACCGTGAGAATCCTCCAGACTATTTCATTGACATTTTAGAGGGAATAGTAAAAACTAAAATGAGGGGAAATGTGACTCCTAAACACTTGCCACTCCTTTGGATGCTACATAATGGCTATGAAGTTCCAAATGATTTTCAAAAGGACCTTGAGAATATCAATACAATTCGTGAGTTATATACTGTTCGGTCCATTTCTAGCGAACGGTCTTTGGCAGAACAGTCAGAGAGTACAAATTCTGTGCACCATAATGTGAGACAATCAAATAAATTACTGGAAAGGAAAACACCTGGTGTTTTTGCACAATATGGATACTATTTGGGGAG GGTAGCAAAGCAACGGCTGCGTGAATCTACACAACAGGCTGCTGATTACATAATATTGTGTATTGCTGGAATATGCATTGGGACAATTGCTAGAGTTCGAGATGATTCATTTGGTTCAGATTCTTATGGATATACCATAATGGCAGTTT CTCTGTTATGCCAGCTTGCGGCGTTGCGGTCATTTTCACCCGAAAAGTTGCAATATTGGAGGGAGAGAGAATCTGGCATGAGCTCTCTAGCTTACTTTCTCGCAAGAGATACTATGGATCATTTCAATACTGCCGTTAAGCCAATAATCTTCCTCTCAACATTTTATTTCTTCAACAACCCACGGTCAACTCTTAGAGACAATTATTTGGTTTTGCTGGCACTAATTTATTGTGTAACCGGTATAGGTTACACTTTTGCTATTTGGTTTGAGCTTGGATTAGCTCAGCTG TGTTCTGCAATAGTGCCTGTTGTGCTGGTCCTCGTGGGCACTAAACCAGACCTTCCGCGGGTTATAAAAGAATTGAGCTATCCGAAGTGGGCTCTAGAAGCTTTCATCATTGCAGGAGCAAAAGA GTATTCAGGTGTGTGGCTGATCACTAGATGTGGAGCCTTGCTTAAAGGTGGCTTTGATATCAACGATTTTGGTCTTTGCATCACCATTATTATGCTTTATGGTGTGCTCTTCCGGCTTATTTCATTCGTTAGTCTGTTGAAGATGAAAAAATAG